GCCGCAAACATGAGAAGTATGTTCGAACTCTTTATTCATCAGGAGTTTTTTTTTACTCCTTATACTTGAGTTTTCAGAGAATGCAAATCCGGAGCTGTCTTGAGTTTCTAACTTTTCCGAATCAAACCATTCATCCCGTCCTAATAACTTTGCACCATCCTCGGGACTGATCGCACCCGATTTTACCATAGAAAGAACAAGTTGAAATTCTGCGTTCTCGACCTGCTTTTCTGCAAGTTTAGCCTGCGCATCAGAGAGAGGATCTAAGGAGATTGATTTCTTCCAACTTGCATCGATCGTTTGGAAACGATTTCCCTTTAACAACTGATCGAAAGTAATCGCCCGAATCAGAAGTTGGATCACCGGATATGCAAAATTTCCGAGTTTGAGAAGGAATAGTTTTCCCGCAATCTTTGCGTATGCTTCCGTTACAGAATACGATCGACCGAGAATAAATAGATCGGTATCAGCACCGGAAGAAATCTGTTCCTCAATGTAGCGAGATATCGCTTCGAAGCCCCCGGTCTTGGAAGCGTCGGTTAATGTATGATGATCGACTGTTGTATCGTCGTAGGTTGCAAGAAAGCCCGATTGAGAATTCTTTTCAAAGGATTGTTTCGCACTTTGCAAAAATTCTTTCTGTTGGTTTTCGTAAGTTTTTGCATCCGTTCCCGGAAGGAGTCGCGGCCTCCTGAATTTTGCTATGATGAATCCCAAGAGACCCCATTTATTCAAAGTCTTATCGATATTTTCTTGAGTTTTGAATTGAGAATGGATCCACCTGATAGCGGAAAGAAAGGGAGGAATCGCGTACGGAGAATCTTCTTCTCTCTCGATCGCTTCATAAACATATTGTTCTTCGTTCAGCCGGTTGTAACCGAACTTTCCTTTTTCATATGGAACAAAACGAACGATGTTGTCCGCGTCGATTTCTTTTTTGAATATGACTTTCTCAACGGGGATCAAACGAATTTCAGAAACTGAATCAAGATTTAAGGACGGCACAATCTCTGCGGATAAAGCTCCGGTTGTTAAAACTTGTCTTAGAAGATGATTCGTAATTCCACGATGCTTTTTAAAGAATGCGTCGATGTCGGTTTGAATCTTTTTCTTACCGTTTTCATCGGCGTAGATTTTCCATTCGATTCCCGAATTCCCAAGGGTAAGTGCGCGCTTTACCGCTTGAGAAAGATCGGGAAAAGCGATCACAAGTTTTTTAATCAATGGAATCGATTCCAAAGGAAAGGATGGATTTACATCCTGAACAAAAAATTCCGTTTCTTGTCTGAAATCTTTTAGGTTCTTGGAACTTGCGGCAAACTCCATAAAGGAGGAAGTTCCAAAAAAATAATTGGCTAATCTTTCAAGTAAGTTCATTATGCAAACCCTCCGTATCCGGATCCACCGGATCCCGTTCCCGAAGTTTCATAAGCAATTCGTAATGAATTGAGAGCCATTCCATAGTGGTTCGGAACTTTCTTTTTGAACGACCATAGGGATTTTCCATTTTCATCTTCTCCTTTCTCTCGGACGAGCATCGTAAGATGGAATTTGAATTCTTCGTATGCTTTGAGGTCCGACTCAGAAAGTAAATTAGGATTTGGGAATATGAAAAGCCCTGCTTTAATTGCGTCGACCGTATCTTGAAGAGAATCGTCTCGGTTTACATTGACAACTCCTACTTCATCCGCGCCGGGAACTACTTCGGAATTTTCCCGATATTTTTTCGTAAAGTACTGAATTTTTAAATTTTCAGGGAAGCGGAGCGCCATACGTAACGACCAGTTACGATTCGGCATCGCATCGATGATTCCGTTTAATACGCTGAATCGAGTGATCTGTTCCGTATAACGTTCTTCATCTAAGATACTTGCTTTGTAAAGCCCGATGATTCGAATTCTTCCATCCAATGTAGGTTCACCGAAAATTCCATGAACAGTGTCTCCTTGATCCGCTCCGTGATACGTAAAGTAAGGAGAATGATCTTTGAGCCCTTGGTCTCCTTCCCATTTTTGAATTTCACCGAGTTGTAGAGGCTGCTCTTCGTCTGAACTGGAAGGCCAGCCGATGATTGAAATCGTAAGGTTCTTGCGCTTTGCACTCGTCACCGCACCGAGAAGTTTGTCATATATGGAGAACGGTTTTTTTGGTGTAAAGAGTTGAGAGCATTGGTATCCCCGACGATCGGATTTAGTTTTTGCAACGTACTCTCCTTTTTGATTGTCCAATCTGCGGCCGCATTTTTCACAGGAATAAAACACATTATTTATATTCGGATTCATTAATGCGTATCTTCCGTCAAATCCGAATATACTGATCGGTTCTTTCAACCAGCGTTCTACTAAATTTGTCCAATGTCCGCAGGAAGGACATTTTAGAAGGCGAAATCTTTGATCAGATCGTAAAAATTCAGCATGGATCCCAACATTGGGCAACGATGGCTGGGAACCGAGCATCATCCAATTCAATTTCGAAGCAAGAAGCCGATCCCCGACAAACTCAATATTTTCTTCGTCGTGTTCATCAACCTCGTCGAGCATTACGATATCCAAGTCGACCGTCTTCGTTCCGCGCTTTGTCCACGTACCGCGCATTACAAGTGTAGCCTTGTCAATTTTTTTGGTTCTCGTATTGTCTACGTTCGAATCATTGAGATGCGGTTTTAAAATCGGGCATTGATTGAGAAACGGCTCTACGCGGTCTTGAACGAAATCTTTCATCGAGGTATCGTCTGGGAAATAAATTCCAGCTTTGTAACTGGATCTAAAAATTTTCCAAACGAGTCGCGCAAGCGCCCAGACCGAATAACCGATTTGGGCGGCTTTGAGAAATATAATGTAAGGGTGGTCTTGCGATTCCCTACAAATATCTCTCCAAAATGAATAGCCGTCGAAACTGTAAGGGATAAGTTCATCGTCGCCCTTCACAAAAACGTTTTGGGTGAGGAATTCTTCCATCGTACCGTCTCGTTCGGTAGATGGCTTTCCGATCATATTATCGAGTTCTTGAAAGAATTCCTCCTGAGCGTTTTTTGTTTTAGTCTTCGCCATCGGTTAGCTCCGGTAAGAATGCGATATCGATGTCCTTCATCATCGAAACCTCGCGTTTGATATTTGCGATGTACTGAGAAAATACAATTGGATGGCTCTTTAGAAACGCATTTAACTCCGGTGTGCTTTTAATAGCTCTGTGAACCCCGCGAGCAACCTCGACCGGCTCTACACGTTCTTTTTCTTTTTCAAGCATGCGCTCTATGTCGTTCATCAATCCGCGAAATGTGTTTAACGCACCTTCACCCGATTTGAACTCGATCGTTAAGTTTCCCTGACTATCGAAAATCTGACTTTTGATCGCTTTGAAAGTACGAACTGTGTTCACGCGCAGAGTCGTAAGACTGATTTCCGCTTCTTTTAAGGCTTCGTTTCTTGCGTTTAAAAGTGCTTTCTCACGATCTTGTTCTGCCGTTGTTCCGGTTGTTTCATCAATTTCGGAAAGCCAGTTTCGAATGGTGTTCGCGGTAAGTTTTGGATATTCGGTTTTTAGGGCGCTCGCAATCTGCTCCGGGTTGTAACCGGATATTACGAAAAGGTTATACGCTCTGCGTTTTAGTATTTTAGAATAAGACACAGGGAACCGTATTCCTTTTCTTCGATTGTTTCCAAACAGAAATTGAGGCTTTCGTCCCCTATGTCCTTTCTTTTCACGCCGCCTCGGTATCTGCGTCCGCTGAAATTTCGTCCTCAAGTCTGGACGGCTTGATATACAAACGCTCCTTTTCTTCGTTCAACTCGACTCCGATTTTCTGATGAGCCGCGAGCGGATCCGCGATGATTGAGTCCTTGTTCAACTCCAGTTTTGCACGAATGAAAACCCTGGAAAGTCTTACCACCCATTCGTTGTATAACTGTAGAAGACCGTTCTCTGCGAGAATCTTCTCGAAGAGTTTTACGGAAGCCTTTGTTCTTACCGACGCAGGCGTCTTTCGATAGTTGAGTGTGCCGGAAATGAGTTTGCAGGTTTTCAGATTCGGATCCGGGAACAATTCTTCCCGATTGTTTTGTACGAAGTATGCAATCCCGCTTGTAACGTGATCGATTTTCGCTTGAATCGGATAAACGGTTTCTTCCAATTCGGAGCGAATCTGAGAAATTTTCTGATTCGCTTCGTTTACAAGCCGTTCCTTTTCGAGCATCTGTTCGCCCATGAATTCCATTCCGGCTTCGAGTTCGGATTTATTTTTGTATTCGTTATTCGGAAGGTCCACAAGCGGACGCTTCTCTTCGGTTTTTTTAAGTTTAGCCATTCGTAGAATCTCCTTCCGATTTCGGAGTTACGTCAACCGCCACAGACTTTGAAGTCGATTTTACTACGTCCGCTTTTGGGATTCGTTTTTTACGTACGACTTTCTTAGAAGCCGCCTTTTTCTTTGCCGTCTTTACGGACTTCTTTTTCGTTTTCTTTTTTGCCACCATGATTGTTTTCCTCCTTTATTCAAAAATTATCATGTGTTTTCCGTGAAAATCGTATCGTCGTATTTGCGGGTTTTACTTCGAATACGATCTACAAGTTCGTTTTTTACGATTGCTTCTATCTCAGGTGAAACTTTACCTTCTCCATTGAGCGCGTTTTCAATCGTCACCTTATCGATATCTTTTTGATAACGCTCTTTGATTCCTTCTCGAATCTGTTTTACCGAAATCTTCAAACGATCCATGATGCGAAGATAGCCGTCAGAAAGGAAGTTTCGAACGTGATTTTCTCGGATGGTTTGATCGGATAAAACCTCCGGATATGCGAACGCGATTCCAAGAAGAGCATTACGAACCGCTAAAGGAGTTCGGTATCTACATCCGCGAATAAGAAGCTCCTTTGTTTTTTCTCCCGCTTTCCCGCGTTCGAATTTTATCTTGAAACCTTCCTCTGCGATTTGTATCAGTTCGGAATGGCTTAAGTTGTTCATCG
The nucleotide sequence above comes from Leptospira weilii. Encoded proteins:
- a CDS encoding phage terminase large subunit family protein — its product is MAKTKTKNAQEEFFQELDNMIGKPSTERDGTMEEFLTQNVFVKGDDELIPYSFDGYSFWRDICRESQDHPYIIFLKAAQIGYSVWALARLVWKIFRSSYKAGIYFPDDTSMKDFVQDRVEPFLNQCPILKPHLNDSNVDNTRTKKIDKATLVMRGTWTKRGTKTVDLDIVMLDEVDEHDEENIEFVGDRLLASKLNWMMLGSQPSLPNVGIHAEFLRSDQRFRLLKCPSCGHWTNLVERWLKEPISIFGFDGRYALMNPNINNVFYSCEKCGRRLDNQKGEYVAKTKSDRRGYQCSQLFTPKKPFSIYDKLLGAVTSAKRKNLTISIIGWPSSSDEEQPLQLGEIQKWEGDQGLKDHSPYFTYHGADQGDTVHGIFGEPTLDGRIRIIGLYKASILDEERYTEQITRFSVLNGIIDAMPNRNWSLRMALRFPENLKIQYFTKKYRENSEVVPGADEVGVVNVNRDDSLQDTVDAIKAGLFIFPNPNLLSESDLKAYEEFKFHLTMLVREKGEDENGKSLWSFKKKVPNHYGMALNSLRIAYETSGTGSGGSGYGGFA
- a CDS encoding host-nuclease inhibitor Gam family protein, which codes for MAKLKKTEEKRPLVDLPNNEYKNKSELEAGMEFMGEQMLEKERLVNEANQKISQIRSELEETVYPIQAKIDHVTSGIAYFVQNNREELFPDPNLKTCKLISGTLNYRKTPASVRTKASVKLFEKILAENGLLQLYNEWVVRLSRVFIRAKLELNKDSIIADPLAAHQKIGVELNEEKERLYIKPSRLEDEISADADTEAA